From the genome of Porphyromonadaceae bacterium W3.11:
TAAACCATGTGCCGCAAAATTCAGGACGACCGCATGCGGCCAACCATTCACCCTCAAAGTCGAGGGTTTTGAATTTTGCTTTAATCACATTATGGACACTCAGGGCACGCTTCATTTCACACTCTAAGCTTATTAAGTTCCACAGAAATTCTTCTCAGACACGCTCTACCCTCTCCGTCCATCGTCCCGTTCAAAATCTTACGTACATCAGCCCCCTCTGGTGCATTGGCTTTAATAATTTTCATAGCACTGGCATTGATGATCAATTTGCCATCATCGCCATCAGCAATGACCTTCCCAAATCGCTTTCCAAATCGTGAAAATATCTCAGTATATCCCACCTTCTTATTCTCTATTGCTCGCTTCATTTTTGCTTCCAATCCGTCTGCACCCATCATATAAAAGCCACACACATTCTCGGTAGCATTCCATAAAGCTTTAATCTCTAGGAAAGCATCATACTGGAGGTCTCCAGCTTCGTCCAAAATGATGAGTGGATTTTCTATGGTCTTAAGATAAAAAATCAAATCCTCATACAGTTCGCTATACTTACCAACAGTCTGTACACCAAACTCTTTGGCAATCTGCTTGATTAAGCTTCGCTTGGTCTTC
Proteins encoded in this window:
- a CDS encoding ATP-binding protein — encoded protein: MITEELKNRIVKEMLKRRKNFSGSDAKYATSLGINSAQYSRVKNGERERVLSDATWLLLARKLDVGVEREIDWVPVRTPVYDYITAQLEVCQRQSISAIMCDLADIGKTYTATQYVKNHKNAVLIDCSQVKTKRSLIKQIAKEFGVQTVGKYSELYEDLIFYLKTIENPLIILDEAGDLQYDAFLEIKALWNATENVCGFYMMGADGLEAKMKRAIENKKVGYTEIFSRFGKRFGKVIADGDDGKLIINASAMKIIKANAPEGADVRKILNGTMDGEGRACLRRISVELNKLRV